The following coding sequences are from one Diospyros lotus cultivar Yz01 chromosome 7, ASM1463336v1, whole genome shotgun sequence window:
- the LOC127807001 gene encoding uncharacterized protein LOC127807001, protein MLGVLCARPKPWILASLSLAANTSAAAHHYRLSGSATRLVGYLGGSQQPRRHHSSACRIGGGGAASIWHAILPSGAGIKPLAFHQEQMRGEGSWNVAWDARPARWLHRPDSAWLLFGVCACLAAPLECTDVSPPPATSGEDIEGRSTEIILYETNGENSVNYRVTGVTADGRCLFRAIAHVACLRNGEEAPDEHRQKELADDLRAQVVKELLRRRKETEWFIEGDFDAYVDRIQHPYVWGGEPELLMASHVLQTPISVFMIDRSSGGLVNIANYGEEEYQKGGESPITILFHGYGHYDVLEAIRD, encoded by the exons ATGCTCGGGGTACTCTGCGCACGCCCCAAGCCTTGGATCCTCGCATCGCTGTCATTGGCCGCGAACACCTCCGCGGCGGCTCACCACTACCGCCTCTCTGGAAGCGCTACAAGGCTTGTTGGATACCTCGGTGGAAGCCAGCAGCCGCGCCGCCACCACTCCAGTGCCTGCCGAATCGGCGGTGGCGGCGCTGCTTCGATATGGCACGCGATTCTGCCCTCCGGCGCTGGTATCAAGCCGCTGGCCTTCCACCAAGAGCAGATGAGGGGCGAAGGCTCGTGGAATGTGGCGTGGGACGCGCGTCCCGCCCGGTGGCTCCACCGCCCCGACTCTGCTTGGCTCCTCTTCGGCGTCTGCGCCTGCCTCGCCGCGCCGCTGGAGTGCACCGATGTGAGTCCTCCGCCGGCCACCTCCGGCGAAGATATCGAAGGTCGTAGCACGGAAATCATCCTCTATGAAACGAACGGCGAGAACTCTGTTAATTACAGAGTCACAG GGGTGACAGCTGATGGCCGATGCCTGTTTAGAGCAATAGCTCATGTGGCTTGCttgagaaatggagaagaagctCCTGATGAGCATCGACAGAAGGAACTCGCTGATGATCTACGAGCTCAG GTTGTCAAAGAGCTCTTAAGGAGGCGCAAGGAGACTGAATG GTTCATTGAAGGAGATTTTGATGCATATGTGGATAGGATTCAACATCCATATGTATGGGGTGGAGAGCCAGAGTTACTTATGGCATCCCATGTTCTTCA GACGCCGATATCCGTATTCATGATAGATAGAAGTTCGGGTGGTTTGGTAAATATAGCAAACTATGGGGAAGAAGAGTACCAGAAAGGAGGAGAGAGTCCCATTACCATTCTGTTCCATGGCTACGGCCACTACGACGTACTGGAAGCCATCAGAGACTAA
- the LOC127805497 gene encoding uncharacterized protein LOC127805497: MAKGDDAVSRKKNKLTRKKNRQKDSSSSLSNRVAAIVAAKKRRQTGKRRLCQGMCFSLPTPEDPFNESHGKMDSKIRETKKVVPPKVERRVAFSGNGVASRIETKSEQRENRVIKLKNLDNEHRVSLPSIDNMELKNVLKPEKVRIQLRQTGGDCAKDEQALNLSDCPTKYLILCLNAIQDASRHDGFFITEEDKPLFADSWGIEFWKFFYSAGNNIMEISGICSTIEQIAWIAATAADSIARKEKEGLSVITPFLLFLVPSQEKAIKVRSVCKPLKPLGIHTVSLHLGTSLDHQIRGLKSCEPEFLVSTPERLLELVSLKAIDLSGVSLLVVDGLETHVKVGHLDMVKSIRRSLAASTRTVVFNDGLSNANAAAAAASLGD; encoded by the exons ATGGCCAAAGGCGACGACGCAGTGAGCAGGAAGAAGAATAAACTGACCCGAAAGAAAAACAGGCAAAAGgactcttcttcttcactctcCAATCGCGTGGCCGCCATTGTCGCCGCCAAAAAGCGTCGACAGACCGGCAAACGCCGCCTCTGTCAG GGAATGTGTTTTAGCCTGCCTACTCCCGAGGATCCCTTTAATGAGAGTCATGGGAAAATGGATTCTAAAATAAGGGAAACCAAGAAAGTTGTGCCTCCCAAAGTGGAACGTAGAGTGGCTTTTAGTGGTAATGGTGTTGCATCAAGAATAGAAACTAAATCAGAGCAGCGAGAGAACAGAGTGATCAAGTTGAAGAATTTGGATAATGAGCACAGAGTCTCACTCCCATCCATTGACAATATGGAGTTGAAAAATGTTCTCAAGCCTGAAAAGGTGAGGATACAGCTAAGACAGACTGGAGGTGACTGTGCTAAAGATGAACAGGCCCTTAACCTTTCCGATTGTCCAACCAAATACCTAATTCTATGCTTGAATGCTATTCAAGATGCATCAAGGCATGATGGATTCTTCATTACTGAAGAGGACAAGCCTTTGTTTGCTGACTCTTGGGGAATTgagttttggaaatttttttattcagcTGGAAATAACATAATGGAGATAAGTGGCATTTGTTCTACCATAGAACAAATAGCCTGGATAGCTGCAACTGCTGCTGATAGCATTGcgagaaaggagaaagaaggttTATCAGTGATAActccatttcttttatttctcgtACCTTCTCAAGAGAAAGCAATTAAG GTACGATCTGTTTGCAAACCTCTGAAACCACTTGGAATACATACTGTGAGTCTGCATCTTGGTACCTCCCTGGATCACCAAATTCGTGG GCTAAAGAGTTGCGAGCCAGAGTTCCTTGTGTCTACCCCCGAGAGACTTCTGGAGCTCGTATCTTTGAAGGCCATCGATCTATCTGGAGTTTCCTTACTG GTTGTGGATGGACTGGAAACGCACGTAAAAGTTGGCCATCTCGACATGGTCAAATCCATCAGGCGATCCTTGGCGGCGAGCACCCGCACTGTGGTCTTCAATGATGGCTTGAGCAATGCAAATGCAGCAGCTGCAGCAGCCTCTCTGGGGGATTGA